Part of the Coregonus clupeaformis isolate EN_2021a chromosome 8, ASM2061545v1, whole genome shotgun sequence genome, TGTAACAAAGTTTTCTATTTATTATTTTTCATAATATACTCCATGACATTTTAACTGTTTTTCCACAATACATTTTTAGCTTAGAAGTCAACAGTGATAGTATTCTAGCTCAGGTCTTTGCTGTTGTAACTGAGCTCTGTGACAATTCTGACATGCTATGTCCACCTCATGGTCCTCTGCCTTGTTCAGTCCTCTCCTTTGTTCACATCCAGTCCAGTCAGGTGCTCTGCACCTATCAGGGCTGACACATCCAAGTCAAGGTCAACCTGAACCCAGTCTGTTCCTTTACTCTTCAACCCTTTACTGAGTCTTGTTATTGTAGACCATCTGAAAGTAGATAATCACATCCACCGGGTAGTCCTCTTGCAAACATCTTGTAGTTCTCTTTCACTGGGACTCAATGAAAAAGGACACTTTAAACAGTGTATCTGAAAGAGGATGCAGAATAACTACATTAGTTCATTACATTCGGTGAGggtaattacagtgccttcagaaagtatttacaccctttgactttttccacatttcgttgtgttacagtgtgaatttaaaatggattaaactgagatgttgtgtcacacaatacccaataatgacaaagtggaattatgattttagaaatgtttacaaattaatgaaaaatgaaaacctgaaatgtcttgcgtcaataagtattcaaccctttggtGATGGCAcgcctaaataacttcaggagtaaaaatgtgcttaacaagtcccataataagttgcatggactgtgtgcaataatagtgtttaatctGATTTTCAGATGACTacaccatctctgtaccccacacatacgattaaatgtaaggtccctcagtcgagaagtgaatttcaaacacagattcaaccacaaagaccagggagcttttccaatgcctcgcaaagaagggcacctattggtagattggttttTAAAaaacagacactgaatatccctttgagcatggtgcagttattaactacactttggatggtgcatcaatacacccagtctctacaaagatacaggcgtccttcctaactcagttgccggagaggaaggaaaccactcagggatttcactatgaggccaatggtgattttaaaacagttacagaattgaatggctgtgataggggataactgaggatggatcaacaacattgtagttactccacaatactaaaataaatgacagagtgaaaagaaggaagcctgtacagaataaaaatatcccaaaacatgcatcctgtttgcaataaggcactaaagacaaaaagcgttatgtttgggacaaagcgttatgtttggggcaaatccaacacaacatcactgagtaccactctccatattttcaggcatgatggtggctgcatcatgttatgatatgcttgtcatcagcaaggactagggagttttttaggataaaatgaaatagagctaagcacaggcaaaatcctagaggaaaatttggttcagtctgttttccaacagacactgggagacaaattcccctttcagcaggacaattacttaaaatacaaggccaaatatacactggagttgcttaccaagacgacattgaatgttcctgagtggcctaggtacagatttgacttaaattggcttgaaaatctattgcaagacttGTAAATGGCTTGATCAACAACCAACATGACAGACCTTgacattttttaaagaataatgggcaaaatgTTAACAATCCAGGtgtgacttacccagaaagacatctgtaatcgctgccaaagatgattctaacatgattctaacatgtattgactcagggggttgaatacttatctaatcaagatatattagtgtttcatTTTCCATAAAgtacattaaaaaaaataatttttcttcgtctttgacagagtattttgtgtagaccgtttacaaaaaatgacaattacatCAATTtttatcccactttgtaacacaacaaaatgtagaaaaagttaAGGGATGTGAATACGTTCTGAAAGCACAAGtatatacattacatttacgtcatttagcagacgctcttatccagagcgacttacattattttatttaaaaaattttcataccccctgtgggaaacgaacccacaaccctggcgttgcaaacaccatgctctatcaactgagctacatccctgccggccattccctcccctaccctggacgacgctgggccaattgcgcgccgccccatgggtctcccggtcacggccggatacgacagagcctggattcgaaccaggatctctagtggcacagctagcactgcgatgcagtgccttagaccactgcgccactcaggagactatacAGAAAATAGAGCACCATTGATAGGTTTACCTGatattctctcctctccactgggTGTTTCCAGGGACTCCCATCTCTTGGGAGCAGTTTCCAGAAGGGAGAGGTCATCAGCCCTCAGTGTCAGCAGCAAGTTCTTTCTTCTCAGAAACCTGTGCATGTAGATGAGGAAAACTATCTTTCTCACACAAATCAACAATAGGACAACCTTTACCAAATGGTAGATTTCAAGATGTATAATGCCACACACTGAATTGATGTGTTTCAGCATCAAGCCTTCCTCAGTAGTATGCAGTCGAGAGGCATGCCCACTCACAATGACAATGTATTGCGCACCCCTAGTAATGGTACAGTaacgcagtgacacagaaaggaTACTGTCGACGATAGTAACGCTCCGCATCCTGAAGCCACTCCAACATGTCAGCGATGGATGGAGCGACTGCAGATCTCTGGGTGCAGGTAGCTAGGTCAAGGGTGTCTATATTCTGCTCATACAACTGGAACGCACCAGACACCTGATTACTGATAGCATCTCGCACAGACTGAAGAGAACACCTGTAAGAAATAAGAGGGTCCTTTGTGGTTTCAAAATGTGTTCAAGCTCTCTCTGCACTCTTTTCATGAGTTTATGGAGTCAGCTACCATTTATCTTACATTTTGTCCGTGAGTTTACCCAAAACTATGTCCACTGCCTGTAGGAGCTTGAAGTGAAGACGCTTGTGCAGATCAGGAAAGGTGTGAAGCGGGGTGTTGGCGATTTTGACCTTTTGAAACGCCCTCAACTGCTCTTCGAGGTTTCCAAGTGTAACCATTAAAGGCTTGCACTCAGCCAAAACTGAATTCCATACTTTCTGATTGTTCTCCAAGCtttgaaaacattttttaaatatttggtAAACCGACAATAACACAGGCTTCGACAtttggctagctagcttagctaacacAACTTACAACTCAGAACAGCGAAACCCATGTGGCTGATGAAAAAAGAAAGCAATAACTAAATTATTTGGAATAAATATGATACAAAGCGATCTGTAAGgcgaaataaataaaacattcaaCTCAATCTAAAAACAGACGATACCCTTGAAAAATGACCAAAATTACAGTCACTTAAATTTTCCAGTCAAAATTTCACCTAACGTTATCTTATTAAATTTCCGGTCAAGTGATGTAAACATGGAcgttcttcttcgatgaggtttaacggcggttggcatccaatatgttgtattaccgccacctactagactggagtacaactcccttatattttgcatgaaaaattaaattaaaataaagaaataccctaccatctaacactacactcacaaattcatttaaaaaaaattaaattaacaacacactactccactatttaaatctatttattcctacatcaccacttaacacaccctgtaactcttctgatgtgaagtctcgcacacccaaatacctctctgtagctgccaccacaacctcaattttcttcgacttacgttccatccctgcagtacaatcaatataaatgctaaaaatccaatcttactgaaacatatatcacttgttggctgtcctctgtagctcaattggtagagcatggcgcttgtaacgccagggtagtgggttcgatctccgggaccacccatacgtaaatgCGCTAAattcacccccctcccctccccctcctctcctcttgacccatcttccatcttcctctactttcttcaatGCCTCAGCACATGataacttctgcactactcttaccctggaaacctcaacctgtctCTCTTGCACCGGACAAAACGTTGACGTTTTTCGAAATGATAGGTTAAAAATGGTTCCAAAATGACGTCAAGCAAAAGCGTATCCTTATTGGCTGATCTCCGGCACTTTCTGCGTCTGCGTGTACATTTGAAAATTTCACAAACTGGATAGAGAGGGAGCTGCTGGATTAGCTCGCTAACTAGGAAAGAAAGAAAACATCACCAGGTAAATCATAATGAAATTAAATATAATGTCAAACAGCTAACCTCAAAGTTTAGAATACTATTGCATTTTATGTATTTCAAATCTGAAGTGAAACAGTAACTTTTGAAACGGAGCAGCTTCAATCTGGCTAAATAATGTAACGTTAATGATGTACCTAGCTAACTACagtacctagctaacgttagctaacaatatTTCCCGAAAAGggctagctaacattacctaCTACTAGCAACATTTTTGCTGCTTGGCTAGCCCAAGCACTAATTTACTGTTGGTACCAATGTACAGAGTCACAATGGGACGACCAAAGAGGACGACCAAACAACGTAAAAACCCCAAGTTGGACAAATTGGAGGCTTTTCTCGAAGATTTCGACAGTGAGGGTATGGACCAATGCAATGACAAAGAGCATGCAGATGCAAGTTGGCTGTTAGCCATTATGTGAATGTTAACTTTTGTCAAACTTTTCTTTGCAGTGAAAACCGTAGTTCAaaggctgaaggagaggacaaaCAGCCTCCTGAAAGATGCAGACAACTTCTACAACATGGCTGTGATCAAGCTGCCAAAGGCAGTGAGACAGATGGACTGGCTTGAGCATTGTGGTAAGTCAGGTGAAGATGCAAGCACCTGATGACAACCGCAAGGGAAAGGTTGgttagagatacactatatatacaaaagtatgtggccaccccttcaaatgagtggatttggctatttcagccacacccgttgctgacaggtgtataaaatcgagcaccctgccatgcaatcgccattgacaaacattggcagtagaatggccttaatgaagaaCTCAGTggctttcaatgtggcaccgtcataggatgccacctttccaacaagtcagtttgtcaaatttctgccctggtaaagctgccccggtcaactgttagtgctgttattgtgaagtggaaacgtctaggagcaacaatgtctcagccgcgaagtggtaggccacacaagctcacagaacagcatgcgagtgctgaagcgcgtagctactgagttccaaactgcctctggaagccacGTCTGCACAAAAACTGTTCGTtgggaacttcatgaaatgggtttccatggctgaggagccgcacataagcctaagatcaccatgcgcaatgccaagcgtcggctggagtggtgtaaagctcgtcaccattggactctggagcagtggaaatgcgttctctggagtgatgaatcacgcttcaccatctggcagtccgatggacgaatctaggtttggcggatgccaggagaacgctacctgcctgaatgcatattgccaactgtaatatttggtggaggaggaatattgGTATGGGGCTacttttcatggttcaggctgcttagttccagtgaagggaaatcttaacactacagcatacaatgacattctagacgattctgtgcttccaactttcttgcaacagtttggggaaggccctttcctgtttcagcatgacaatgcccccgtgcacaaagcgaggtccatacagaaatggtttgtcgagatcggtgtagaagaacttgactggcctgcacagagccctgacctcaaccccatcgaacacctttggggtgAAATGTTGggcctaatcgctcaacatcagtgcccgacctcactaatgctcttgtggctgaatggaagcaagtccccgtagcaatgttccaacatctagtggaaagccttcccagaagagtggaggctgttgtagcagcaaaggggagaccaactctatattgatgcccatgattttggaatgagatgtttgacaagcaggtgtccacatacttttgatcatgtagtgtatgttgttTTATCTAACAAACGGACACTTCTCCTTTATCCCCTCAGGGTCAGAGAAACCAAAGTCACCCGTGTCACCAGTGGAGGATGCCAAGGTGGgttttctacactgaacaaaaatataaatgcaacaattcccagtcataaggaaatcagtcaaattaaataaattcattaggccctaatcaatggatttcacatgactgggaatacagatatgcatctgttggtcacagataccttaaaaaaggtaggggcatggatcagaaaaccagtcagtatctagtgtgaccaccatttgcctcatgcagcatgacacatctcctttgcaaagagttaatcaggctgttgattgtggaatgttgtcacactcctctttaatggctgttCGAAGTTAAtgaatattggcgggaactggaacacactgtcgatccagagcatcccaaacaggctCAATGCATGACATTTCTGGTgcgtatgcaggccatggaagaattgggacattttcagcttcctggaattgtATACTTAAGCAACAAGGcacgtgccttattgcttaattatgaaCTGGTTAccaccaacgtaattagagcagtaaaaataaacattttgtcatacccgtggtatactgtctgatataccacgacTGTCAGCCAATctgcattcagggctcgaaccacccagtttataaagatccttgcgacatggggttgtgcattatcatgct contains:
- the LOC121571489 gene encoding uncharacterized protein C1orf109 homolog; translated protein: MSKPVLLSVYQIFKKCFQSLENNQKVWNSVLAECKPLMVTLGNLEEQLRAFQKVKIANTPLHTFPDLHKRLHFKLLQAVDIVLGKLTDKMCSLQSVRDAISNQVSGAFQLYEQNIDTLDLATCTQRSAVAPSIADMLEWLQDAERYYRRQFLRRKNLLLTLRADDLSLLETAPKRWESLETPSGEERISDTLFKVSFFIESQ